The Tistrella mobilis genome window below encodes:
- a CDS encoding L,D-transpeptidase family protein: MTTVPAALRHLTAAALISVAVGVALPAQAQGVAAGATGAAAQKAAAAAKPVPQGPRGIIGRIETMTAKHEDTLVDLARTLNVGYVELLAANPGVEPWLPGEGTKITVPTAHLLPDVPREGIVVNMGDLRLYYFPKGGGAPLSFPIGIGREGFATPYGVTRITMKRDGPTWTPTPSMRARNPSLPAFVGPGPNNPLGTHAMNLGWQNYVIHGTNRPYGVGRRVSQGCVRLYPEDIIKLFGMTESGTKVTVIDQPAKVQVIDGQLYLEVHPTQLQVDQIEEVGRFTPEAMPEVEPKVAAAATRAGIKVDWEAVTRAVIERTGLPVKVSVGGGTIPELAALPVNPVRTPVEKTLPGQQSVPAEDGGPARMTPVSATAAPQAPAGSLPKPAVDPRKDPLTAHTFPAELKPAQPIARPAEPANVVTLSVSPAARAAAEARAVQPVAAPTTAPLPAAAAIPPVTANAAPITQPAQPAAIDTRIPRGAPVQLIQPVAD; encoded by the coding sequence GTGACCACGGTCCCTGCCGCTCTCCGACATCTGACCGCCGCAGCCCTGATCTCCGTCGCGGTCGGCGTCGCCCTGCCTGCCCAGGCACAAGGCGTTGCCGCAGGCGCCACGGGGGCCGCCGCACAAAAGGCCGCCGCCGCCGCCAAACCGGTGCCCCAGGGGCCGCGCGGCATCATCGGCCGGATCGAGACGATGACCGCGAAGCATGAAGACACGCTGGTCGATCTGGCCCGGACGCTGAACGTCGGCTATGTCGAACTGCTGGCGGCCAATCCGGGTGTCGAGCCCTGGCTGCCGGGCGAGGGCACGAAGATCACGGTGCCCACCGCCCATCTGCTGCCCGACGTGCCGCGCGAAGGCATCGTGGTCAATATGGGCGACCTTCGGCTCTATTACTTCCCGAAGGGTGGCGGGGCGCCGCTCAGCTTCCCGATCGGCATCGGCCGCGAGGGCTTTGCCACGCCCTATGGCGTGACCCGCATCACCATGAAGCGCGATGGGCCGACCTGGACGCCGACGCCTTCGATGCGCGCCCGCAACCCCTCCCTTCCCGCCTTCGTTGGCCCCGGTCCGAACAACCCGCTCGGCACCCATGCGATGAATCTGGGCTGGCAGAACTATGTGATCCACGGCACCAACCGGCCCTATGGCGTGGGCCGCCGGGTCAGCCAGGGCTGCGTGCGGCTTTACCCCGAAGACATCATCAAGCTGTTCGGCATGACCGAAAGCGGCACCAAGGTGACAGTGATCGACCAGCCGGCCAAGGTGCAGGTGATCGACGGCCAGCTTTATCTTGAGGTCCACCCGACCCAGCTGCAGGTCGATCAGATCGAGGAAGTCGGCCGCTTCACCCCGGAAGCCATGCCCGAGGTGGAGCCCAAGGTCGCCGCTGCCGCAACCAGGGCCGGCATCAAGGTCGATTGGGAAGCCGTGACCCGCGCCGTCATCGAGCGCACCGGTCTGCCGGTGAAGGTGAGCGTCGGCGGCGGCACGATCCCCGAACTGGCGGCACTGCCCGTCAATCCGGTGCGGACGCCGGTTGAAAAGACCCTGCCCGGCCAGCAGTCGGTGCCGGCGGAAGATGGCGGACCGGCACGGATGACGCCGGTCTCGGCCACCGCGGCCCCCCAGGCACCCGCGGGCAGCCTGCCCAAGCCGGCGGTCGATCCGCGGAAGGATCCGCTGACGGCCCATACCTTCCCGGCCGAGCTGAAGCCCGCACAGCCGATCGCCCGACCGGCAGAGCCTGCCAATGTGGTGACGCTGAGCGTCTCTCCCGCGGCACGCGCCGCAGCCGAAGCCCGGGCAGTGCAGCCGGTGGCGGCACCCACCACCGCCCCCCTTCCGGCGGCCGCCGCCATCCCGCCCGTCACCGCCAATGCCGCACCGATCACGCAGCCGGCACAGCCGGCGGCCATCGACACCCGCATCCCGCGCGGCGCGCCGGTGCAGCTGATCCAGCCGGTCGCGGACTGA
- a CDS encoding patatin-like phospholipase family protein, with the protein MTDRAPDRRVRDHVDDPVGDTAQVTDARRRPQTHAEREARSPARTRPITLALQGGGSHGAYTWGVLDRLLEDDRFGVEAVSGTSAGALNGAALVAGFETGGRQGARDALNRLWEAVMEAGRYSPLRRTLLDRLMGGWNMDMSPARMLFDLTSRVLSPYQLNPLNINPLRDVVSEAIDLDAVRKCGAMKLFVSATNVRTGKIKVFENEGITAEALLASACLPYVFQAVEVDGDAYWDGGYMGNPAIFPLIYGARSADVVIVQVTPINRDEIPKTATEIWERVNEISFNSSLMREMRAIGFVARLLDENRLDPQRYKRMRVHWIDGEQEMVPLGSFSKMNADRDFILHLRDIGRASADTWLTVNADLVGKRSSIDLVEKFL; encoded by the coding sequence ATGACCGACCGCGCGCCCGACCGCCGGGTCAGGGACCATGTCGACGATCCGGTGGGTGACACCGCGCAGGTGACGGATGCCCGGCGCCGCCCGCAGACCCATGCCGAGCGCGAGGCGCGCTCTCCCGCCAGGACACGCCCCATCACCCTTGCCCTTCAGGGCGGCGGATCGCACGGCGCCTATACCTGGGGCGTGCTCGACCGGCTGCTGGAAGACGACCGCTTCGGCGTCGAAGCCGTCAGCGGCACCAGCGCCGGGGCGCTGAACGGGGCAGCCCTGGTCGCAGGATTCGAAACCGGCGGCCGCCAGGGTGCCCGCGACGCCCTGAACCGGCTGTGGGAGGCGGTGATGGAGGCCGGGCGCTACAGCCCCCTGCGGCGCACCCTGCTCGACCGGCTGATGGGCGGCTGGAACATGGATATGAGCCCGGCCCGCATGCTGTTCGACCTGACCAGCCGGGTGCTGTCGCCCTATCAGCTGAACCCGCTCAACATCAACCCGCTGCGCGATGTGGTCTCGGAAGCGATCGACCTCGACGCCGTGCGCAAATGCGGGGCGATGAAGCTGTTCGTCTCGGCGACCAATGTCCGCACCGGCAAGATCAAGGTGTTCGAGAACGAGGGCATCACCGCCGAAGCCCTGCTCGCCTCCGCCTGCCTGCCCTATGTGTTCCAGGCGGTCGAAGTGGATGGCGATGCCTATTGGGATGGCGGCTATATGGGCAATCCGGCGATCTTTCCGCTGATCTATGGCGCCCGCAGTGCCGATGTGGTGATCGTTCAGGTGACACCGATCAACCGCGACGAAATCCCCAAGACCGCGACCGAGATCTGGGAACGGGTCAACGAGATCAGCTTCAATTCGTCGCTGATGCGCGAAATGCGCGCGATCGGCTTCGTCGCCCGGCTGCTCGACGAGAACCGCCTGGACCCGCAGCGCTACAAGCGCATGCGGGTCCACTGGATCGACGGCGAACAGGAGATGGTGCCGCTCGGCAGTTTCTCTAAAATGAATGCCGATCGCGATTTCATCCTGCATCTTCGCGACATCGGCCGCGCCTCTGCCGACACGTGGCTCACCGTCAATGCCGATCTGGTCGGCAAGCGGTCGAGCATCGACCTTGTGGAGAAATTCCTGTGA